A stretch of DNA from Spirosoma endbachense:
TGGAATACGTTGAAGAACACACTGATGAGTGTAAAAATAAAAAAGGGAATGATAAATTTTCCATAAGGCCTGGCATACACCATCAGCCGCTTATAAATCTTCATTGGTTGGCGTTCATGTATAAAAAAAGAAACTTCGGTCTGATGCAACGACTAACTTAATGATCGATAGACGTCAATGTATTTCCGGGCCGAATCCTCCCAATTAAACTGCGCACTATACGCTTTCATGGCTTCTTTTAGCTGATTACCAGCCTTATTGTACTGGTACATCCCCGCCGTAAAAGTCTCCTGCATGTTATCAAGATCGTGAAAATAGAAGGCCATATCCTTACCAATCTCAGGCAAGGCAGTGTGCTTCGATAGAAAAACGGGCTTGCCGATCGACATTGCTTCAGTAACAGGTAAGCCAAAACCTTCGGCTAGTGAGGGCATTACTACTGCCTGGCAATTATGATAATACCAGGATTTCTCGCCTTCAGTAATCTCATTTACCAGGTGCATTCGGTCTTCTACGTTTAATTCGGAGGCTTGCTGCCGGAGAAAACGGGCATAGTCTTTATCCTCGTGCCGACCTGCCAAAACAAGTTCCAGCTTCGGGTTATACTGAAGTAACGGCAAAATCTGGTGCTGGTTTTTTTTAGGAGCAATTACCCCAATATTAAACAGAAAAGGCGTTGCGGGCCGGTATGATTTCTCCTCCAATGCAGGCCGGGGTAATCCATTTGTTCCGTTGTAGATGACATGAACTGGTTTGCCATCCGTATTACAATGGGTCAACACATCGTTCTGGGTAAACTCAGAAATACAGACAATGGCATCACATCGATCGATGTTCCGTTGTAGATGAGCCAGGCATCGCTCTTTTTTCTGATCGGACTTATCCTCATGCAGGAAATTTAGATCGTGAATGGTAAGCAGAACTTTAATTTTTTTATTCCGCACTGGTAAATAGTGTGAATTCTGGTAGGTGCTATGCCACACATCGAATCCATTTAACGAAGGCATGAAGAATTTCTGGAGCGAATGCTGATTGATGCACGTTAACGAAGCGTCGAAAGTCGATACGGCCTGTTTTGGAATAAATAACGATAGCTGTTCCTGACTTATGTTTTGCTGAATTGCTTTTCCCAGATTGAGGCAGTAATAATACAGCCCAGTGTTAACGTACTTCATACGCTCACAATCGAACACAATACGGATCATAACGTTCTAGCTTTATAAAGTTGGATAATTGAAATAGAAGTCCTGAAACACACCATCCATTAAAAAAGGCACTTCTATTACAACGGTTCACCATTTACAGGAACCCTTGTTGGGTACTAGGAGACTTTATGAGGAGTAAGGGTTGGAGTGATTAATAACTTCTATACAAACAATACTGACTACTAGGGATTAATGTTGCACAAAATCACATAATGCGATTTTAAGGCCCCGAATTCAATCCATGCATAACACTATGCCACGTATTATTCTCGATTGTGACCTGATGAAGTTTCCTCACTCGGGCTTATACCACTACTGCCAGAACCTGACACAACACATCAATTCGTTGCTTACGGAGGAAAATCAGGGATTGATGCAGATGTATCTGCCACCCAGGAAGAAACTAAGGCTTATCGAAGAACCGCATCACCTGATTGAACGAAAGTGGCATAAATTCATGCAGCCTTTTCTGAAGGATTGTCAGCTGTGGCATGCTCCTTTCCAGGCTGGCCGAATAGTGCCCAACAAACGGAAATTTCCCCATGTGAAGGTTGTGTTGACAATCCATGATTTAAACTTCCTGCACGAGGGCAAACCCGCAAACTACCAGGAAAAAAGCCTCGCCCGCACTCAGTCATTAATTGATCAGAGTGATGCAATCATTTGTATTTCTGAGTTTACCCGGAACGACGTGTTGACCCATTGTACTACAGCTGGTAAACCAGTTCATGTCATCTACAACGGCCTTAATCCCCTGCCGCAGGTGGATGATGATGTAACTACCTACAAACCCGGTCGGGAATTTCTGTTGGGATTAGGCTACCTGAATCAGAAGAAAAATTACCACGTCCTGCTACCGTTACTGCAATCCAATCCAGACCTGGATCTGATTATTCTGGGCCATCCTGATGACCCGGACTACGTGGTTTCTATGAGAAATTACGCTCAGAAGTTAGGCGTTAGTGATCGATTACAGCTGCCAGGCACGGTTTCTGAAGCCGAAAAGATCTGGTATTTACGCCATTGTAAAGCGTTTTTACATCCTTCTTTAGCCGAGGGATTCGGTTTGCCGGTAATAGAAGCCATGCAATTTGGTAAGCCCGTATTCCTGTCCGGGCTTACTTCGTTGCCGGAAGTAGGCGGAGATTCGGCTTTTTATTTTCCAGACTTTAGCGAAATTTCCGTCCAGGAAGTCTACAGGCAGGGTATGAAAACCTATGAAACCTCAACCATGGCCGAGTCGATTATAGAAAATACGAAACGATTTAACTGGGAAAAGAGCGCCAGACAGTATCTAGCCGTTTACCAGTCACTCATGTCCTGAAACTGGACTAATTTGTCTCATGAGGTAGCTGATTCATAGCAAAGAACATACACCAGATTACGCAGTTGAATACGATCTGTTTAGCGAGTATTGGTGTGAGTTCAGGTTGATTAGCGGAGGTCAGGTTCTTCAACCTGACCTCCGCGGTTTCTCAAAACTGCAATCGCCATGAACGACGAGGTTTGGAGAATCGCCACGGCCAGCCCTCCTTGCTGTGTCGGTTTTGAGAAACCGACACCACATTCACTTTTGTCGGATCTATCAGGGCAAATCAATAAACGGATACAGCTAACACTTTCTGGCTGGAAAGGAGGCAGGGTCTTATTTCGTGGGCGATGGAAATCGTTGATCGATGACTCTTTATGAACAATGATTTAGTTAAAATTTCCGCACGATATAAGCCCCGGCAACTACCAGGACCACGCCCACCAGCCGTTGCCAGCTAATGGCATGAATGGGCGTGTTGAATAGCCCAAGCTGATCGACTATCATTGCTGCCAATACCTGACCCAGCAAAACCATGATTGTTACATTCCCAATTCCTAATCTGGGGGCGCAAATCACGACCAGCAATGTATAGGTTCCCCCTAATATACCACCCAGATAACTCCATTTTGGCGCATTAGTGAACTGTTGAAGAGTCGGAAGTTCTTGCCGCATAATGAATGTATAAACCGCCAGCCCGATTACTGCTACCATAAAAACGGTCAGTGCAGAATAATAAGGGCTTTGCAGGCTTTTGCCCAACTGAGTGTTTATCGCGCTTTGAAACGGAATGACTACGCCGGCAAATACGGCTAATAGTAAATAAAGGAATGAGTTGATCATGGGTAGAAAGAGGAATGGTTTGGGAATTATATTCGTCAAAGAAGGTGAATATAGTACTTTAAGCGAATCATTTTACCGGGTTTGAATTAACCGTAAAAATCACCGGATTTGTTAATCGTATGTTTCTGGGTTTCAACGAGCTTGTCTGATTTTTTTCTTGTTTTTTGGCACGGAATGAGACTTATAAAGGTTAGGCTTCGAAAGCCAATCCTGATAATCCGGGGCACAAAAAAGGAGCCTGATAAAAATAATCAGACTCCTTTTTTGTCTCGACATGATCGGTTCTGCTTACAACCGCTTTATATATTCGTTATTGGCAATTTTTTCGATCAAAACTTCGGCCAGGCTCAAAGCATGTTCTTTACGAACTTCAGCCTTGTCTTTTGTTTCGACAGTCACGTTAATGATATGATTAACATACAGAACGTGCAATTCGCCGGTTGTTGGATTCCAAACCGCTTTGTCACCTACACCTGGAACCGCTTCGAATGAGCCTTTGCTGACAACCGGCTCAGTATGCGAGGCCGTAGCAGAGGTGATCCCTGGCGAAGGGTGCGATTGATGAGCCTCGTGTTCCGGGGCTGTAGTAGCAGTGGTAGACGTGGTTTCTGTAGCGGTACCTTCTGTTTCAGGCGCTTCTTCTTTAGGCTCTGCTTCGGCTACGGGTGCAACCGGTTTGCTGGGCTTGTTTTGATACTTTTTATCGAAATCATAGCTGGCGAAATCGATTGACGAATACGGCTTTGCACCGTTGAACGAGACAATTACTTTATTGCCTGCCCATTCAAATGCGGAACCGTCGTGCTCGTGGACTTCTTCCAGTTCGGTGTTTTCTGGTAAATTAAACGTATGACGGACATACTCTTCGCCCAAAAGATGACCGGGATTATCGTATATGGCGTTGCTGGTGAGCGTTAGAACGCCAGAGACACTCTTAGCCAGAATTGATGTGGCATCCGCATTGCTAGCGGGATCAGACGAATCAGATGGGCTACTGCAAGCTAAACACAGTACAGGAAAGGCCAGTATCAGCGATTTGATTTTCATGAGTTATTTGAGAAAAGCCAAAATTAGCGTTTTCTTAAATACCATGTTATCCTTCCAACTGTTTTTGGCTTTTCTCATAATTTA
This window harbors:
- a CDS encoding DMT family transporter, producing MINSFLYLLLAVFAGVVIPFQSAINTQLGKSLQSPYYSALTVFMVAVIGLAVYTFIMRQELPTLQQFTNAPKWSYLGGILGGTYTLLVVICAPRLGIGNVTIMVLLGQVLAAMIVDQLGLFNTPIHAISWQRLVGVVLVVAGAYIVRKF
- a CDS encoding glycosyltransferase family 4 protein — encoded protein: MIRIVFDCERMKYVNTGLYYYCLNLGKAIQQNISQEQLSLFIPKQAVSTFDASLTCINQHSLQKFFMPSLNGFDVWHSTYQNSHYLPVRNKKIKVLLTIHDLNFLHEDKSDQKKERCLAHLQRNIDRCDAIVCISEFTQNDVLTHCNTDGKPVHVIYNGTNGLPRPALEEKSYRPATPFLFNIGVIAPKKNQHQILPLLQYNPKLELVLAGRHEDKDYARFLRQQASELNVEDRMHLVNEITEGEKSWYYHNCQAVVMPSLAEGFGLPVTEAMSIGKPVFLSKHTALPEIGKDMAFYFHDLDNMQETFTAGMYQYNKAGNQLKEAMKAYSAQFNWEDSARKYIDVYRSLS
- a CDS encoding glycosyltransferase family 4 protein: MPRIILDCDLMKFPHSGLYHYCQNLTQHINSLLTEENQGLMQMYLPPRKKLRLIEEPHHLIERKWHKFMQPFLKDCQLWHAPFQAGRIVPNKRKFPHVKVVLTIHDLNFLHEGKPANYQEKSLARTQSLIDQSDAIICISEFTRNDVLTHCTTAGKPVHVIYNGLNPLPQVDDDVTTYKPGREFLLGLGYLNQKKNYHVLLPLLQSNPDLDLIILGHPDDPDYVVSMRNYAQKLGVSDRLQLPGTVSEAEKIWYLRHCKAFLHPSLAEGFGLPVIEAMQFGKPVFLSGLTSLPEVGGDSAFYFPDFSEISVQEVYRQGMKTYETSTMAESIIENTKRFNWEKSARQYLAVYQSLMS